In the genome of Lonchura striata isolate bLonStr1 chromosome 22, bLonStr1.mat, whole genome shotgun sequence, one region contains:
- the LOC110476953 gene encoding glutamine synthetase isoform X1 → MWHSPVRPRRAVAMSVSHSSRLNKLVREQYMRLPQDGRVQVTYVWIDGSGEGVRCKSRTLEKEPKSIEDVPEWNFDGSSTAQAEGSNSDMFLVPVCMFRDPFCLDPNKLVLCEVLKYNRKPAETNLRHTCKKVMDLVKDSHPWFGMEQEYTLLGINGHPYGWPDNGFPGPQGPYYCGVGADKVYGRDIVESHYKACLYAGVKICGTNAEVMPSQWEFQVGPCEGIEMGDHLWMARFILHRVCEDFGVVATLDPKPMTGNWNGAGCHTNYSTEEMRREGGLKHIEAAIEKLSKRHDYHICVYDPRGGRDNSRRLTGHHETSNIFEFSAGVANRGASIRIPRQVGQDGCGYFEDRRPAANCDPYAVTEAITRTTVLNETGVETKDYAGH, encoded by the exons ATGTGGCACTCACCTGTGCGCCCTCGCAGGGCCGTCGCCATGTCGGTGTcgcacagctccaggctgaacaagctGGTGCGGGAGCAGTACATGAGGCTGCCCCAGGATGGGAGGGTTCAGGTCACCTACGTCTGGATCGACGGCAGCGGCGAGGGTGTGCGCTGCAAGAGCAGGACCCTCGAAAAGGAGCCCAAGAGCATCGAAG ATGTCCCCGAGTGGAATTTCGATGGCTCCAGCACGGCACAGGCAGAGGGCTCCAACAGTGACATGTTCCTGGTGCCGGTCTGCATGTTCAGGGACCCTTTCTGCCTGGACCCCAACAAGCTGGTGCTCTGCGAAGTGCTGAAGTACAACAGGAAACCcgcag AGACCAACCTGAGACACACGTGCAAGAAAGTCATGGACCTGGTGAAGGACAGCCACCCCTGGTTCGGGATGGAGCAGGAGTACACCTTGCTGGGCATCAATGGCCACCCCTACGGCTGGCCCGACAACGGCTTCCCTGGCCCGCAGG GCCCCTATTACTGCGGGGTTGGAGCAGATAAGGTGTACGGGCGTGATATCGTGGAGTCCCACTACAAGGCTTGTCTCTATGCGGGGGTGAAGATCTGTGGCACCAATGCCGAGGTGATGCCCTCCCAG TGGGAATTCCAGGTGGGCCCGTGTGAAGGCATTGAGATGGGGGATCACCTCTGGATGGCTCGCTTCATCCTGCACCGTGTCTGCGAGGACTTTGGGGTTGTGGCCACTCTGGACCCCAAACCGATGACCGGCAACTGGAACGGCGCTGGGTGTCACACCAACTACAGCACCGAGGAGATGCGCAGAGAGGGGGGTCTCAA GCACATCGAAGCTGCCATCGAGAAGCTGAGCAAGCGGCACGATTACCACATCTGCGTGTACGACCCGCGGGGTGGCAGGGACAACTCCCGGCGCCTCACCGGCCACCACGAGACCTCCAACATCTTCGAGTTCTCCGCCGGCGTGGCCAACCGAGGCGCCAGCATCCGCATCCCGCGCCAGGTCGGCCAGGACGGCTGCGGCTACTTCGAGGACCGGCGGCCGGCGGCCAACTGTGACCCCTACGCCGTCACCGAGGCCATCACGAGGACGACGGTGCTCAACGAGACCGGGGTGGAGACCAAGGACTACGCTGGCCACTGA
- the LOC110476953 gene encoding glutamine synthetase isoform X2, which translates to MSVSHSSRLNKLVREQYMRLPQDGRVQVTYVWIDGSGEGVRCKSRTLEKEPKSIEDVPEWNFDGSSTAQAEGSNSDMFLVPVCMFRDPFCLDPNKLVLCEVLKYNRKPAETNLRHTCKKVMDLVKDSHPWFGMEQEYTLLGINGHPYGWPDNGFPGPQGPYYCGVGADKVYGRDIVESHYKACLYAGVKICGTNAEVMPSQWEFQVGPCEGIEMGDHLWMARFILHRVCEDFGVVATLDPKPMTGNWNGAGCHTNYSTEEMRREGGLKHIEAAIEKLSKRHDYHICVYDPRGGRDNSRRLTGHHETSNIFEFSAGVANRGASIRIPRQVGQDGCGYFEDRRPAANCDPYAVTEAITRTTVLNETGVETKDYAGH; encoded by the exons ATGTCGGTGTcgcacagctccaggctgaacaagctGGTGCGGGAGCAGTACATGAGGCTGCCCCAGGATGGGAGGGTTCAGGTCACCTACGTCTGGATCGACGGCAGCGGCGAGGGTGTGCGCTGCAAGAGCAGGACCCTCGAAAAGGAGCCCAAGAGCATCGAAG ATGTCCCCGAGTGGAATTTCGATGGCTCCAGCACGGCACAGGCAGAGGGCTCCAACAGTGACATGTTCCTGGTGCCGGTCTGCATGTTCAGGGACCCTTTCTGCCTGGACCCCAACAAGCTGGTGCTCTGCGAAGTGCTGAAGTACAACAGGAAACCcgcag AGACCAACCTGAGACACACGTGCAAGAAAGTCATGGACCTGGTGAAGGACAGCCACCCCTGGTTCGGGATGGAGCAGGAGTACACCTTGCTGGGCATCAATGGCCACCCCTACGGCTGGCCCGACAACGGCTTCCCTGGCCCGCAGG GCCCCTATTACTGCGGGGTTGGAGCAGATAAGGTGTACGGGCGTGATATCGTGGAGTCCCACTACAAGGCTTGTCTCTATGCGGGGGTGAAGATCTGTGGCACCAATGCCGAGGTGATGCCCTCCCAG TGGGAATTCCAGGTGGGCCCGTGTGAAGGCATTGAGATGGGGGATCACCTCTGGATGGCTCGCTTCATCCTGCACCGTGTCTGCGAGGACTTTGGGGTTGTGGCCACTCTGGACCCCAAACCGATGACCGGCAACTGGAACGGCGCTGGGTGTCACACCAACTACAGCACCGAGGAGATGCGCAGAGAGGGGGGTCTCAA GCACATCGAAGCTGCCATCGAGAAGCTGAGCAAGCGGCACGATTACCACATCTGCGTGTACGACCCGCGGGGTGGCAGGGACAACTCCCGGCGCCTCACCGGCCACCACGAGACCTCCAACATCTTCGAGTTCTCCGCCGGCGTGGCCAACCGAGGCGCCAGCATCCGCATCCCGCGCCAGGTCGGCCAGGACGGCTGCGGCTACTTCGAGGACCGGCGGCCGGCGGCCAACTGTGACCCCTACGCCGTCACCGAGGCCATCACGAGGACGACGGTGCTCAACGAGACCGGGGTGGAGACCAAGGACTACGCTGGCCACTGA